In Sandaracinaceae bacterium, the following proteins share a genomic window:
- a CDS encoding NAD-dependent epimerase/dehydratase family protein, with protein sequence MRVLIAGCGYVGSALACRLVDGGHTVYGLRRNVAALPPGVLGVAADLSDPETLVGLPAVDALVYAAAADGRTRESYETAYVRGLENVLLALDGSTLLRSVLTSSTAVYSQEDGSTVDEESPTEPTGFSGELLLQSERLFRERLGARGVVLRLAGIYGPSRTRLVRTVADGSAAAPEPRFTNRIHLADCAGALAHLLSLEAPEPVYVGVDHDPAELGDVMAFIAAHIGVPWPPAPAPVAAPSADRARVTRRAEGNNKRCSNARLLRSGYRFEVPTFREGYPAICDEFLAERAASLRGDS encoded by the coding sequence GTGCGAGTCCTGATCGCCGGTTGCGGATACGTCGGCAGCGCGCTCGCATGCCGCCTCGTGGACGGCGGACACACCGTCTACGGCCTGCGGCGAAACGTGGCGGCGCTGCCTCCGGGCGTGCTGGGCGTGGCGGCCGACCTGAGCGACCCAGAAACGCTGGTGGGCCTGCCTGCGGTGGATGCGCTGGTCTATGCGGCCGCCGCCGACGGCCGAACGCGCGAGAGCTATGAGACGGCCTACGTGCGTGGCCTCGAGAACGTGCTGCTGGCGCTCGACGGGTCCACGCTGCTGCGCTCTGTCCTGACCAGCAGCACGGCGGTGTACTCACAGGAAGACGGCTCGACCGTGGATGAGGAGTCGCCCACCGAGCCAACGGGCTTCTCGGGCGAGCTCCTGCTGCAGTCGGAGCGCCTGTTCCGGGAGCGGCTGGGCGCACGCGGCGTGGTCCTGCGGTTGGCGGGCATCTACGGCCCCAGCCGCACCCGCTTGGTGCGCACGGTGGCCGACGGATCTGCTGCGGCCCCCGAGCCGCGCTTCACGAACCGCATCCACCTCGCAGACTGCGCAGGCGCGCTCGCCCACCTGCTGAGCCTCGAGGCCCCCGAGCCCGTGTACGTGGGCGTGGACCATGATCCGGCGGAGCTGGGCGACGTCATGGCGTTCATCGCGGCGCACATCGGTGTGCCATGGCCACCCGCACCCGCACCCGTCGCAGCGCCATCAGCAGATCGTGCGCGCGTCACGCGGCGCGCCGAGGGCAACAACAAGCGCTGCTCGAACGCGCGCCTGCTGCGCTCCGGGTACCGCTTCGAGGTCCCCACGTTCCGTGAGGGCTACCCCGCCATCTGCGACGAGTTCCTGGCGGAGCGTGCCGCTAGTCTGCGCGGCGATAGCTGA